Below is a window of Podospora pseudocomata strain CBS 415.72m chromosome 1 map unlocalized CBS415.72m_1.2, whole genome shotgun sequence DNA.
GCTCGAGTGACAAAAAGGCAAGAGCaatggaaggaaggggattGAAGGGGATCATCAGGGTCcgtgctgctgctcctgtcAGCCTCAGTTCTCAAAGCGGCGGACACGTAAGCACGTGACTGCGCGACAGCCACCCGTTCAGGGGCGCGCTAAAGCTTAAGTGGAAAATGCATTTCTTCTGCTGCCTGTTTGCATCAAGTTGCGACGacatcccatctcatcaaccacgcAGCACCGAGAATCTGGACGCCATGGCTATTCTCCCATCCATTCCTGGTCTCACCGTGACAGTGGAGGTGGCAGACAGACCCACGAAAGAATATGACGACCCCGACGCGGATTCCATGCAGATTGAGATGCAACGTGAAGAGTTTGATCACCACGCCACCCCCGACCTTCCGTACGTCATCAAGTACATTGAAGCCAAACCTGGGGCCTTTTATCATTACCGAGTCAGCATTCAGCCTCGACGATTTCACTACGTATCCGATCATGTTGGCTTCACTGTCGTCAATGACGGCCGCGAGACAGGCATGACCCATTTAACATTTAATGATCGTGTCGAGAAACTCGGTCTCAGCCTCGTAGAGCGGACAGTGGGTTCGACGGTGTCACGAACTCGTGGGGGTAGCTACATCAATCGATATTTTTGTTTTTCAGCTCTCAATGTTGGTAGGTTGACTTTCCGTGGAGGGGGTTTCAGACGTTATGGGAAGATACTCACTAGGTGATAATGATGGCAGTCGAGTCGGACCAGTTCACGACCGATCAAGTCAAAAAGCAGACCGCTCGAGCGAAAGAGACCGGGGTTCTTAAAGTCCATTTGTATCACATGGACGTATCTGAAGGCTATAAGCCGCAAATAATCAGTGGTTCCGGCACCGAGAATGAAACGACAGTGACCATGGCCGAAAAAGCCCTCAAGGGCAGGGCTGTTGACTGCGTCACGAGGTTTGTCACATTTCTGCCATGACAACTGAACCCAAATGACTTACAGCTGTTTCTAGCTCCGTCGTTCGCCCTCGAGCTGATCATCCTGGGTTGTATCCAACAGACAACTATCATGATCCGAAAAAACGCCCCTTTGCGGTTTTTGAGTTCCGTTATCGTTCGAAAGGTTAGTGCAAAACAAAGAGCCCGAGTTTGCAGCTAGCCCGTTGCTTACCAGATGTTTTTTCAGAGGGTCTCATCAAAGAAGGCATTATTCCGCGGCCATCGGTCTCCGGCGATATCAAGGAGATGAGTGAAACAGAGGTTCGACGGAAGTTGGCAGAGCTTCTGGAGAAGCAAAAGGTGCGAATTTGAATGCGCTCAAATTTGACACTGATCAGGCGTAAAGCTGACAACAGAATAGTTTGGACCGGACACGAAGCCTGCGAGGCTCAAGCGCGAAGCTGACAGGATGGAAGTGGACGATTGGGCCCCAGATCCTGCCTTCGAGACTCGGTACAAAACCCGGAGATTATCCCACGGCCAGATGGAGATTGATCTCACCGAGGACTGATGAGCTCGGTGAGGGAAATCTGTTGGGTGTTTTGGGACTGTGTATTTTCAGTGTGTCTTTTCCATGGGTGCATTATAATGGACGGATACACCTATAAAAGGCGTTTGGGGGCTTCGGGAAAACCATGTCTTTGCGCTTGGGATGGTAATATCTTCGGTCATGACTAGCATGGACAGCTGCAACATGGGTGCATGTAGAATATTCTTAATGTAATACTTTGTGTTTTGATTTTGGGGCTGTCTACTATCGCAACCGACTCAACGTATGGTGGCATCGGTCTTCTGGTGTGTTGACTAGGTAAATCAACAATGAGAGCAAAGAGATGACATAATCCTGGCTACTCCCATAATCTCTGTGTTAAAAGGTCACCGTTGCCTCCTGGCCCCATTAATCTGTGTCGCCGGTGAGGTCAACAAGCGTGTCTTCATCCTCGCTATCCCCTTCTGATTTCAGAATCTCTGTGCAGGACACTCGCCTGGTCCTCTTGTGTTGGTTCGTCTGGCATCGGCATGGGTCATTCTTGGAATCGTCGTCACTCTCGTCCCTCTCTCGCTTGATTGTCTTGATGTCGCGAGagtctcaatctcctcctcttgttccTAGGGGTTCAAACAACAGGGTTAGCGTCTGACATGATGATATGATATCCGTGTGGCTATGTATTCTGATGGTAGTTTACCTTTTCGCGCTTCAAAGCCTTGAGCAgcgcctccttcctcttctcgtcACTCATCTGAGCAACTTGTTCTTCGAGGGAGGGCTCGGGAATGATACCTTTTTTGATGAGGCCGTCTGTTTATTGAATCAGCATCATATTTGCAGACACCAGCACCGGCTTCGGTATCAGCTGAGAAATACTACCTACCCTTGAGACGATAGGGAAACTCGTATCGTGCAAAAGGTCGCTCCCAGGGGTCCATCATCGCGCCGTCGCGTAATGTTATGCTAGTCCTTAGCCGGGATAGTACAGGTTGAAAGGTGGCCCGACAATTCAAGGCTTTGCCATCAAGCGCTTTTGTTGCGGCTTGTTGCGGGATGGTTTCTGATGGCAGTGAGGAAATAGCAGTTGGCCCCTCAAACCGATTCTTTTTTCGTGACTCGATTGTTCCAATGTGGTTGAAGAGTTCGACAATAAAGGTCCCATATTTCTTGGTCTTTTTGGTTCCTTTGGTAGTCGTGTCGGAGCTTTCCGCTGCGACTACCATGCTGTTAGCATTTATGCAGCATCCGTCATGTGCCTGT
It encodes the following:
- a CDS encoding uncharacterized protein (EggNog:ENOG503PNRV); protein product: MHFFCCLFASSCDDIPSHQPRSTENLDAMAILPSIPGLTVTVEVADRPTKEYDDPDADSMQIEMQREEFDHHATPDLPYVIKYIEAKPGAFYHYRVSIQPRRFHYVSDHVGFTVVNDGRETGMTHLTFNDRVEKLGLSLVERTVGSTVSRTRGGSYINRYFCFSALNVVESDQFTTDQVKKQTARAKETGVLKVHLYHMDVSEGYKPQIISGSGTENETTVTMAEKALKGRAVDCVTSSVVRPRADHPGLYPTDNYHDPKKRPFAVFEFRYRSKEGLIKEGIIPRPSVSGDIKEMSETEVRRKLAELLEKQKFGPDTKPARLKREADRMEVDDWAPDPAFETRYKTRRLSHGQMEIDLTED
- a CDS encoding uncharacterized protein (EggNog:ENOG503PNRV); amino-acid sequence: MLINMLWDKGLNRHLPFTFGNLDVGTKKTKKYGTFIVELFNHIGTIESRKKNRFEGPTAISSLPSETIPQQAATKALDGKALNCRATFQPVLSRLRTSITLRDGAMMDPWERPFARYEFPYRLKDGLIKKGIIPEPSLEEQVAQMSDEKRKEALLKALKREKEQEEEIETLATSRQSSERGTRVTTIPRMTHADARRTNTRGPGECPAQRF